Within the Flavobacterium sp. N502536 genome, the region TATGCTTTTACTGGATTTGGGAATTTTTAGTAAAAAAAGCCATGAAGTAAGCAACAAAGAAGCAGTAACCTGGTCATTAGTATGGATTAGTTTAGCGATGATTTTTAGTGGTTTGGTTTATTATTTTGCGGGACCGGCGAAATTTTACGAATTTCAGTCGGCTTACTGGATTGAGAAAGCACTTTCTGTAGACAACCTTTTTGTATTTATATTAGTCTTCAAGTTTTTTGATGTAGCCAACCAAAACAAACACAAGGTTTTATTTTGGGGTATTATCGGAGCATTGGTTTTGAGAGCTATCTTTATCTTTTCGGGCGCTTTTTTAATCGAACTTACTTATTTAAACAAGCTTTTAAGCCTGGTTGGAATTGAAGGTTTCAAATACGATATTAATTTAATCATGACAGCTTTCGGACTGTTTTTGGTCTATGCAGGAATCAAATCATGGTCTGCCGGCGATGATGACGATGAAGAGGATTATAACAATACCAGAGGAGCAAGATTAATCAGAAAGTTTTTTAGCGTTAGCGATAAATACGACGGAGATAAATTCTTTACATTCGAAAACGGAAAAAAACTGGCAACACCACTTTTAGTAGTAGTAGCTGTAATTGAGTTTACCGATTTATTGTTTGCGGTAGATTCTATACCGGCAATTTTCGCCATTTCGAACGATCCGTTCATTCTTTATACGTCTAACATTTTTGCTATTTTGGGACTGAGAGCCTTGTTCTTTTTATTGGATAACTTCATTCATTTGTTTAGTAAATTGCAGTATGGTTTAGCTATTATTCTTTCGTTTATTGGAGTAAAAATGATTATTTCTCCATTTTATCATATTGAATCTGTGTATTCATTACTTGTAATTGGTGGAATTCTGGCGATTTCAGTAATTGCATCAGTGATGTTACCAGAGCCAAAAGAGGCATAAGGAATACAATAGATAGTATATTAAACGGATAAAGGTCATTTAGGCTTTTATCCGTTTTTTTTATGAAAATGCCTTGTACCATTTGTTTTTAAAACGACAGTCGAAACTTAAATTAATTGTCATACTTTTGCACTTTCAAAAAGTAAAGTAAATAAGGTACTTAAAGCCTTTACTGCTTGCAACAATAGTTACACATTATGCTTAATATACACAATCTTTCGGTTTCTTTTGGAGGAACATATTTATTTGAAGAAGTTACTTTCCGTTTAGGAGCTGGCGACCGCGTAGGTCTTGTTGGTAAAAACGGAGCTGGTAAATCTACAATGCTTAAAATGTTAGCAAGAGATTTTGCTCCTGATTCCGGGGTTATTTCCCAGGAAAAAGATATCCGAATGGGGTTCTTGCGTCAGGATATTGATTTTGAACGCGGAAGAACGGTATTGGAAGAAGCGTATGAAGCCTTTACAGAAATTAAAATTGTAGAGAAAAAACTAGAAGAAATCAATCATCAATTGGTTACCAGAACCGATTATGAAAGTGAAGAATATGGCCAGATCATCGAAGATTTATCTGATTACACCCATCGTTTTGACCTTCTTGGAGGTTATAATTATGTAGGAGATACAGAGAAAATTCTTTTAGGATTGGGTTTCAAAAGAGAAGTTTTTAATAACCAAACCGAAACATTTTCGGGAGGTTGGAGAATGCGTATTGAGTTGGCTAAACTGCTATTGCAATCCAATGATGTATTGCTTCTGGATGAGCCAACCAATCACCTGGATATTGAGAGTATCATTTGGTTGGAGAGTTTCCTTCGTAACTATCCGGGAGTTGTGGTGATTGTATCGCACGATAAAATGTTCCTTGATAATGTAACCAATCGTACGATAGAAATCTCTTTGGGGAAAGCCTATGATTTTAATAAGCCGTATTCGCAATATTTAGAATTGCGTCATGAAATTCGCGAAAAGCAACTGGCAACTCAAAAGAATCAGGCGAAGAAGATTGAAGAAACTGAAAAATTAATCGAAAAGTTCCGTGCAAAAGCTTCCAAAGCTTCGATGGCGCAATCGTTAATTAAAAAGTTAGATAAAGTAGAAAGAATCGAAGTGGATGAGGATGATAATTCGGTAATGAATATTTCGTTTCCAGTTTCAAAAGAACCGGGAAAAGTAGTAATCGAAGCCGAACATGTAACAAAAGCTTACGGAGATAAAGTTATTTTAAAAGATATTGATTTGTTGGTAGAACGCGGAAGTAAAATTGCTTTTGTGGGACAAAATGGTCAAGGGAAATCGACTTTTATTAAGGCTATTGTAAACGAGTTTGAATACAAGGGGAACATCAAATTAGGACATAACGTACAATTGGGTTATTTTGCTCAAAATCAGGCAGAATATCTTGATGGTGAAATCACATTGCTGCAAACGATGGAAGATGCGGCAACCGATACCAACCGTATGAAAGTTCGTGATATGCTGGGATCCTTTTTATTCCGCGGAGACGATGTTGAGAAAAAAGTAAAGGTACTTTCAGGAGGTGAGCGTAACCGTCTGGCACTTTGTAAACTGTTGTTGCAGCCTATCAATGTTTTGCTGATGGATGAGCCTACGAATCACCTGGATATTAAATCGAAGAATGTCCTGAAAGCAGCACTTCAAAAATTTGGAGGAACGCTGTTATTGGTTTCTCACGATAGAGATTTTCTTCAGGGAATGTCAAATATCGTTTACGAATTCAAAGATCAAAAGATAAAAGAATACTTGGGAGACATTAATTATTTCTTAGAGCAACGCAATTTGGAGAACATGCGTGAGGTTGAGAAAAAAGATGTTGCGAAAGCTGCGGCTCCAAAAGAAAGCAATAAAACTTCTTACGAAGATCAGAAAAAAGGAAAAGCACTTCAAAACCGATTGAGTAAAGTAGAGAGTCAAATCAAGCAATTGGAAAAAGACATTCAGCACGATGATAAAATGCTGGCCTCGAATTACGACAAACACATTGAAGACGCCTCGTTTTTTACCGCATACAACAAAAAGAAAAAAGACTTAGATCAATTGCTATTGGACTGGGAGATCGTTCAGGAAGAGATTGATAACTTTAATGCTTAATTAGTTTCAGTCGCTGTCACAGTCTTCGGTCTCAGTGTTAGTTTTCAGTTTTGAAATGAATATATAACTTTGCCAGGGATTAAACTCTGGCAAAGTTTTTTTTATGCTCAAAGGTTTTCGCCTCTAATAAAAAACATCTCACATCTCACATTTCACAAATCACAAAATAAGACCGATAGATTTAGAGTGCATAATAGCCTCACTACTGTCTTTATAATAGCAAACAGAAACCTCTAAATTTTCGAGATTTTTCAGGA harbors:
- a CDS encoding TerC/Alx family metal homeostasis membrane protein is translated as MLLLDLGIFSKKSHEVSNKEAVTWSLVWISLAMIFSGLVYYFAGPAKFYEFQSAYWIEKALSVDNLFVFILVFKFFDVANQNKHKVLFWGIIGALVLRAIFIFSGAFLIELTYLNKLLSLVGIEGFKYDINLIMTAFGLFLVYAGIKSWSAGDDDDEEDYNNTRGARLIRKFFSVSDKYDGDKFFTFENGKKLATPLLVVVAVIEFTDLLFAVDSIPAIFAISNDPFILYTSNIFAILGLRALFFLLDNFIHLFSKLQYGLAIILSFIGVKMIISPFYHIESVYSLLVIGGILAISVIASVMLPEPKEA
- a CDS encoding ABC-F family ATP-binding cassette domain-containing protein translates to MLNIHNLSVSFGGTYLFEEVTFRLGAGDRVGLVGKNGAGKSTMLKMLARDFAPDSGVISQEKDIRMGFLRQDIDFERGRTVLEEAYEAFTEIKIVEKKLEEINHQLVTRTDYESEEYGQIIEDLSDYTHRFDLLGGYNYVGDTEKILLGLGFKREVFNNQTETFSGGWRMRIELAKLLLQSNDVLLLDEPTNHLDIESIIWLESFLRNYPGVVVIVSHDKMFLDNVTNRTIEISLGKAYDFNKPYSQYLELRHEIREKQLATQKNQAKKIEETEKLIEKFRAKASKASMAQSLIKKLDKVERIEVDEDDNSVMNISFPVSKEPGKVVIEAEHVTKAYGDKVILKDIDLLVERGSKIAFVGQNGQGKSTFIKAIVNEFEYKGNIKLGHNVQLGYFAQNQAEYLDGEITLLQTMEDAATDTNRMKVRDMLGSFLFRGDDVEKKVKVLSGGERNRLALCKLLLQPINVLLMDEPTNHLDIKSKNVLKAALQKFGGTLLLVSHDRDFLQGMSNIVYEFKDQKIKEYLGDINYFLEQRNLENMREVEKKDVAKAAAPKESNKTSYEDQKKGKALQNRLSKVESQIKQLEKDIQHDDKMLASNYDKHIEDASFFTAYNKKKKDLDQLLLDWEIVQEEIDNFNA